The proteins below come from a single Planctomycetaceae bacterium genomic window:
- the hisB gene encoding imidazoleglycerol-phosphate dehydratase HisB, giving the protein MPRTAEITRNTAETQIRLSIDLDGSGESEISTGVGFFDHMLTLFARHGLFDLKVQATGDLNVDHHHTVEDVGICLGRAIREAIGDKRGITRYGSMTLPMEETLVTSALDLSGRFAFVYRVEFPTEKIGEFDTELVQEFWNAVASNVMMNLHLLLHHGTNSHHISEGTFKATARALRQAITIDPRQPGVPSSKGTLTE; this is encoded by the coding sequence ATGCCACGCACTGCCGAAATCACCCGCAACACGGCTGAAACACAGATCCGTCTTTCCATCGATCTCGACGGCAGCGGCGAGAGCGAGATCAGCACCGGCGTCGGTTTCTTCGATCACATGCTGACGCTGTTCGCCCGGCACGGCCTGTTCGATCTGAAGGTTCAGGCCACGGGAGACCTGAACGTCGATCATCACCACACGGTGGAAGATGTCGGCATTTGTCTGGGGCGAGCGATCCGGGAAGCCATCGGCGACAAGCGCGGTATCACTCGCTACGGCAGCATGACTCTGCCGATGGAAGAGACTCTGGTAACGTCAGCGCTGGATCTCAGCGGCCGCTTTGCGTTTGTCTATCGGGTGGAATTTCCGACGGAAAAGATCGGTGAGTTCGATACGGAACTCGTGCAGGAATTCTGGAACGCCGTCGCTTCGAACGTGATGATGAATCTGCACCTGCTGCTGCACCACGGCACGAACAGCCACCACATTTCGGAAGGCACGTTCAAAGCCACTGCCCGAGCGTTGCGGCAGGCCATCACAATCGACCCGCGTCAGCCGGGAGTGCCGTCGTCAAAAGGAACGCTGACGGAGTAG
- the mnmA gene encoding tRNA 2-thiouridine(34) synthase MnmA, whose protein sequence is MSRRVVLAMSGGVDSSAAAVLLHRQGYEVIGLFMRSGETEKAACAVSGGGLLPIADAPAHRQGCCSAEDAADARRVADELGIPFHSLNFQDSFRRIKDYFADEYLAGRTPNPCVQCNNWLKFGKLWHFAQQVGANHIATGHYARILQDDATGVYSLHCGVDSNKDQSYVLFGIDRDLLQKILLPIGEFQKPAIREFAEDAGLRVAQKKDSYEICFVPNNDYAGFLKQYRGHEGTAGNFVDSSGNVLGQHDGYEKFTVGQRKGLGIAFGEPRFVLRVDAETRQVVLGQREELASASIEVDGLNWLADVESDEFRCDVKVRYQAKSEPCTVRLRADDLAEIETDEPILGVAPGQAAVFYSGDRVLGGGWIR, encoded by the coding sequence ATGTCGCGTCGAGTTGTCCTGGCAATGAGTGGTGGAGTTGACAGTTCCGCGGCGGCGGTTCTGTTGCACCGGCAGGGGTACGAAGTGATCGGGCTGTTCATGCGGTCGGGAGAAACCGAAAAGGCGGCCTGCGCCGTGTCGGGCGGCGGGCTGCTGCCGATTGCCGACGCTCCCGCTCACCGGCAGGGCTGCTGCAGCGCGGAAGATGCCGCGGATGCTCGTCGAGTCGCCGACGAGCTGGGCATCCCGTTTCATTCACTGAACTTCCAGGACTCCTTCCGCCGCATCAAGGATTACTTCGCCGATGAGTACCTTGCCGGGCGAACTCCCAATCCGTGCGTGCAGTGCAACAACTGGCTGAAGTTCGGCAAGTTGTGGCATTTTGCTCAACAGGTCGGAGCTAACCATATCGCCACCGGCCACTACGCTCGCATTCTGCAGGATGATGCGACGGGCGTTTACAGCCTGCATTGCGGAGTCGATTCGAACAAGGATCAGTCGTACGTGCTGTTCGGAATTGACCGCGATCTGCTGCAGAAAATCCTGCTGCCGATCGGTGAATTTCAGAAACCCGCTATCCGCGAGTTTGCGGAAGACGCCGGGCTGAGAGTTGCTCAGAAGAAGGATAGCTACGAAATCTGCTTCGTGCCGAACAATGACTACGCCGGGTTTCTGAAACAGTACCGCGGCCACGAAGGTACGGCCGGAAACTTCGTCGACAGCTCCGGCAACGTGCTCGGGCAGCACGACGGCTATGAAAAGTTTACCGTTGGTCAGCGCAAGGGACTGGGCATCGCGTTCGGCGAACCTCGTTTCGTTTTGCGTGTCGACGCCGAAACGCGACAAGTGGTGCTTGGTCAGCGGGAGGAACTGGCGTCCGCTTCGATCGAAGTTGACGGTTTGAACTGGCTGGCGGATGTTGAGTCCGACGAGTTTCGCTGCGACGTGAAAGTTCGCTACCAGGCAAAGTCGGAACCCTGTACCGTTCGGCTGCGAGCTGATGATCTCGCGGAAATTGAAACGGACGAACCGATTCTCGGCGTCGCTCCCGGTCAGGCCGCCGTGTTTTATTCGGGCGACCGAGTGCTCGGCGGCGGCTGGATTCGGTAG
- a CDS encoding RNA polymerase sigma factor, producing the protein MPASEEDKQLVYRIRQGEADAWQECIDRYEGRLLAFARSRLSDTSSAEDIVQETFLGFLKALPNYDENTPLESWLFSIAAHKLIDSMRRSGRRPTVPLMSSRTEDGPTREPTGHARAASSLMRSSEKSHAESAVVAECLRDLIRSFKQDGAWERLQVVELIFVLGWANKDVARRLNTTEQAVANHKFFVVSKLKDAAKKAKLQNSSLSGMGLD; encoded by the coding sequence ATGCCCGCCAGCGAAGAAGACAAGCAACTTGTATACAGAATTCGCCAGGGCGAAGCGGATGCATGGCAGGAATGTATCGATCGGTATGAAGGCCGCCTGCTGGCGTTCGCTCGCAGCCGCCTGAGCGACACGTCGTCCGCCGAGGACATCGTTCAGGAAACATTTCTCGGTTTTCTGAAGGCGCTGCCGAACTACGACGAAAACACGCCGCTGGAATCGTGGCTCTTTTCGATCGCCGCCCACAAACTGATCGATTCAATGCGACGCTCCGGCCGCCGGCCCACAGTGCCGCTGATGTCGTCCCGAACCGAAGACGGCCCGACACGCGAACCCACCGGCCACGCGCGAGCAGCCTCCAGCCTGATGCGCAGTTCGGAGAAGTCTCACGCCGAATCGGCTGTCGTCGCCGAATGCCTGAGAGATCTGATCCGCAGCTTCAAACAGGACGGAGCCTGGGAACGCCTGCAGGTTGTCGAACTGATCTTCGTCCTCGGCTGGGCCAACAAAGATGTCGCCAGACGACTGAACACGACCGAACAGGCCGTTGCGAACCACAAGTTCTTCGTCGTGTCGAAACTGAAGGACGCAGCGAAGAAAGCGAAACTCCAGAATTCCAGCCTGAGCGGAATGGGGCTGGACTGA
- a CDS encoding hydantoinase/oxoprolinase family protein produces the protein MNVLGLDIGGANVKAATADGDTLTLPFAVWKKSQLLTETLRNMVARQLQVSPHLVAMTMTAELADCFLTKAEGVSFVIRAVERAFDGVPLRIWLTSGEFAEPADACELPTLVAAANWHALATWAARAVPRGPALLIDVGSTTADIIPLLDGQPIPYGLNDVDRLLSGELVYTGVRRTPCMAVAAVVPLRDQECPLAAELFATMADVHVINGRIREDSDDCDTADGRPLVREFALNRLAHMVCCDRTEIEDSELAAIAQFLAERQVLQVRHAVERVLRRFPQPRGHGDRVNVLLCGSGAFLAEAATAAFPPETFHEPLILADMFHKCVSSAACAFAVARLANDRCGDDLLQTTSLPVPR, from the coding sequence TTGAACGTTTTGGGACTCGACATCGGCGGAGCGAACGTCAAGGCGGCGACGGCAGATGGTGACACGCTGACGCTGCCTTTCGCCGTGTGGAAGAAATCGCAGTTGCTTACGGAAACGCTGCGAAACATGGTCGCGCGGCAACTGCAGGTCTCGCCCCACCTGGTGGCGATGACAATGACTGCGGAACTTGCCGACTGCTTTCTCACGAAGGCGGAAGGCGTCAGTTTCGTCATCCGTGCGGTGGAACGGGCGTTCGACGGCGTGCCACTTCGAATCTGGCTGACATCCGGCGAATTCGCGGAGCCTGCCGACGCCTGCGAGCTGCCGACGCTGGTGGCCGCGGCGAACTGGCACGCTCTGGCCACGTGGGCCGCTCGAGCTGTCCCGCGCGGGCCGGCGCTGTTGATCGACGTCGGTTCGACGACCGCCGATATCATCCCGCTGCTGGACGGCCAGCCGATTCCCTATGGGCTGAATGACGTCGACCGGCTGCTTTCCGGCGAGCTGGTGTATACCGGAGTCCGCCGCACTCCCTGCATGGCCGTCGCCGCGGTCGTTCCGCTGCGCGATCAGGAATGTCCGCTGGCTGCCGAGCTGTTCGCGACCATGGCGGATGTGCATGTCATCAACGGGCGGATTCGCGAGGATTCCGATGACTGCGACACCGCCGACGGTCGTCCTCTGGTTCGCGAGTTCGCACTGAACCGGCTGGCTCACATGGTGTGTTGCGACCGCACGGAAATCGAAGATTCAGAACTTGCCGCGATCGCGCAGTTTCTGGCCGAACGCCAGGTTCTGCAGGTGCGACATGCCGTCGAACGCGTGCTTCGTCGATTTCCGCAACCGCGCGGCCACGGCGATCGCGTGAACGTATTGCTGTGCGGAAGCGGAGCGTTTCTGGCCGAGGCTGCCACTGCCGCCTTCCCTCCGGAGACATTCCACGAGCCGCTGATTCTGGCGGACATGTTCCACAAATGCGTGTCGTCCGCCGCCTGTGCGTTCGCGGTCGCCCGGCTGGCGAATGACCGATGCGGCGACGATTTGCTTCAGACAACCAGCCTGCCCGTGCCGCGCTGA
- a CDS encoding bifunctional riboflavin kinase/FAD synthetase, whose translation MSDLDSDLSPAAAGGIVTVGNFDGVHRGHQRMLQTLRDVAAARASHSVVVTFHPHPITVLRPAAVLHRLTTPERRTDLLRRYGADHVVVLPVTMELLQREPEDFLQSVLIDQLHASGIVEGPNFHFGRNRSGDVRLLRKFCEQRGMAFQVIDSVNDSEEMISSSRIRDLLIAGRVAEAVRLLGHPHQLRGRVSRGAGRGRGLGFPTANLVDTEVLLPAHGVYAAACRVDGVSYPAAVNIGPNPTFEDSAVKVECHIDGLTQDLYDRTLTVDLLTEIRALNTFATAEELTHQIRRDVDACRRIFRDADRLSSSEH comes from the coding sequence ATGTCCGACTTGGATTCTGACCTCTCGCCAGCCGCTGCCGGCGGCATTGTGACGGTTGGCAATTTCGACGGTGTTCATCGAGGACACCAGCGCATGCTGCAGACGCTGCGCGACGTGGCGGCGGCCCGTGCTTCGCACTCCGTGGTTGTCACCTTTCATCCGCACCCGATCACGGTGCTGCGGCCCGCAGCCGTGCTGCATCGGCTGACAACGCCGGAGCGTCGAACGGACCTGCTGCGCCGATACGGCGCGGATCATGTCGTCGTGCTGCCGGTGACGATGGAGTTGCTGCAACGGGAACCGGAAGACTTCCTTCAGTCGGTGCTGATCGATCAGCTTCACGCCAGCGGCATTGTTGAAGGCCCGAATTTTCATTTCGGAAGAAATCGATCCGGCGACGTGCGGCTGCTGCGGAAGTTCTGTGAACAGCGCGGCATGGCATTTCAGGTCATCGACTCGGTCAATGATTCGGAAGAGATGATCTCGTCCAGTCGGATTCGGGATCTGCTGATCGCCGGTCGCGTCGCCGAAGCCGTTCGTCTGCTGGGCCACCCGCATCAACTGCGTGGACGGGTTTCACGCGGAGCCGGCCGTGGCCGCGGTCTGGGATTTCCCACGGCGAATCTCGTCGACACCGAAGTGTTGCTGCCGGCTCACGGAGTCTATGCCGCGGCATGTCGCGTTGACGGCGTCAGCTATCCGGCCGCTGTCAACATCGGCCCGAACCCGACGTTTGAAGACTCCGCCGTCAAAGTGGAATGTCACATCGATGGGCTGACGCAGGATCTGTACGACCGGACTCTGACGGTTGATCTGCTGACCGAAATCCGCGCGCTGAACACATTTGCCACCGCCGAAGAACTGACACATCAAATCCGTCGCGATGTGGATGCCTGCCGCCGTATCTTCCGGGATGCGGATCGGTTGAGTTCGTCTGAGCACTGA
- a CDS encoding glutamine amidotransferase, producing MASIEFLPPISLPTAGLMLAVCVLAYALIRTLAGPPASISRRRVLLGLRTAVIGVLLMLLWNPVSVTETPGTVERPELFYLVDASASMQMGGESSRWSDALRMMRDADRQTAGVSGAAVSLFRFGQRLSAIDSAQQVGLEHVGAEDSRRQQKGTDVAKADPPRPENLPKVEPVDSDSRLLEALRQVSSRFGRRPPAGLVVYSDGQVRDPDAVRELAKSFAGLNVPIHVAPVGNMSGDGDIAIAGVVAPRRVRKYSDVDVQAFVRSYGYDGVTTEVRLLAVDPDGTERVLNSAPVSLRSGFQPVSLTFRSELGTRELKISVAPRAGELATNNNEFLTTIDVDRTKIRVLYLEGSRQPVQQVRRGNQYSARGPYSDLKEALTKDPDIECVVISAPGGNAVRVVESSQSASRGFPVTLAELSAFDAIIFSDVSRDAVTDEQIGWVEHWVSERGGGLCMTGGEYSFASGGWADTKLADALPVRMIAGDNAWNANASVRVSADETRHPIWRILEDEQQRRNALAAFPSFTGIQSGLELKPNIATQLASTSDITITARQTSFVSSLLSGFSGRSASETRLMDSVRTAPLPVIAVGRYGSGRTMAVAAAITAPWANEFINNWGTADSDYYGRFWRNAVYWLTENSSIGRRRLVVQADKRYYKPGDKLTLRAVTFDENSNPTQNYRVATMVEPQQFLNDDSFYSPIRWPARLTRTSGEEGPFVAWGEEFDLPKRSGDTDAGGFAIELDIADAVESGSSSQALRFELTAYEDYTQVDSTSMDVQILHDPFEQQNPFPDFELLEDVARASGGRVLAGPQSLADLIGELPVAIGPPEVRRQPLWSQWWLLLVLLGLLTTEWFWRRRVGLA from the coding sequence TTGGCTTCCATCGAATTCCTGCCGCCGATCTCGCTGCCGACCGCCGGGCTGATGCTTGCGGTCTGCGTCCTGGCGTATGCGTTGATTCGTACTCTGGCGGGACCGCCCGCTTCGATTTCCCGTCGACGAGTCTTGCTTGGTCTGCGAACGGCCGTAATCGGCGTGCTGCTGATGTTGTTGTGGAACCCGGTGTCCGTCACGGAAACACCGGGAACAGTCGAACGGCCGGAGTTGTTCTATTTGGTTGACGCTTCGGCCAGCATGCAGATGGGTGGTGAGTCCAGTCGCTGGAGCGATGCTCTGCGGATGATGCGCGACGCGGACCGGCAGACCGCGGGCGTCAGCGGCGCGGCGGTCAGTCTATTCCGGTTTGGGCAACGGCTGTCGGCGATCGATTCGGCACAGCAGGTCGGGCTGGAACATGTCGGCGCGGAAGACTCCCGTCGGCAACAGAAAGGTACGGATGTCGCGAAAGCGGATCCTCCGCGGCCGGAGAACCTTCCCAAAGTTGAACCGGTCGATTCCGATTCGCGACTGCTGGAGGCGCTGCGTCAGGTTTCCAGCCGATTCGGACGCAGGCCCCCGGCCGGACTGGTCGTGTATTCCGACGGTCAAGTGCGCGATCCGGATGCCGTTCGGGAACTGGCGAAGTCATTCGCCGGACTGAACGTGCCGATCCATGTCGCTCCCGTTGGCAATATGTCGGGAGACGGTGACATCGCCATTGCCGGCGTGGTCGCGCCGCGGCGCGTTCGCAAGTATTCGGACGTCGATGTGCAGGCGTTTGTGCGAAGTTACGGTTACGACGGAGTCACGACGGAAGTCCGGCTGCTGGCCGTCGATCCGGACGGAACGGAACGCGTACTCAACTCGGCCCCCGTCTCACTTCGCAGTGGTTTTCAGCCGGTTTCGCTGACATTTCGATCGGAACTGGGAACTCGCGAACTGAAGATCTCAGTCGCACCGAGAGCCGGCGAACTGGCGACCAACAACAACGAATTTCTGACGACGATTGATGTCGACCGTACGAAGATTCGCGTGCTGTATCTGGAAGGCAGCCGGCAGCCCGTTCAGCAGGTTCGCCGGGGCAATCAGTACTCGGCACGTGGTCCCTATTCGGATCTGAAGGAGGCATTGACGAAGGATCCCGATATTGAATGCGTTGTCATCTCTGCCCCTGGCGGTAACGCCGTCCGAGTGGTGGAATCCAGCCAGAGCGCCAGCCGCGGATTTCCGGTGACACTGGCGGAACTGTCCGCGTTCGACGCCATCATCTTCAGCGACGTTTCACGCGACGCGGTCACCGACGAACAGATCGGCTGGGTCGAACACTGGGTCAGCGAACGCGGCGGCGGTCTGTGCATGACGGGCGGTGAATACAGCTTTGCTTCGGGAGGATGGGCCGACACGAAGCTCGCCGACGCACTACCGGTCAGGATGATTGCGGGAGACAATGCGTGGAATGCCAACGCGTCCGTCCGTGTCTCTGCCGACGAGACACGGCATCCGATCTGGCGAATCCTGGAAGACGAACAGCAGCGCCGAAATGCTCTGGCCGCGTTCCCTTCGTTCACGGGAATTCAGTCCGGGCTGGAACTGAAGCCCAACATCGCCACGCAACTGGCTTCAACCAGCGACATCACAATCACAGCGCGGCAGACATCGTTTGTTTCGTCGCTGCTGTCAGGCTTCAGCGGACGGTCCGCATCCGAAACCCGCCTGATGGACAGCGTGCGAACGGCACCGCTTCCCGTCATTGCAGTCGGACGGTACGGCAGCGGCCGAACAATGGCGGTCGCCGCGGCAATCACGGCGCCGTGGGCCAACGAATTCATCAACAACTGGGGAACTGCCGACAGCGACTACTATGGCAGGTTCTGGCGCAACGCGGTCTACTGGCTGACGGAAAACTCGTCCATCGGCCGCCGTCGTCTGGTCGTTCAGGCTGACAAGCGATACTACAAACCCGGCGACAAACTGACGCTGCGCGCCGTCACGTTCGACGAAAACAGCAACCCGACGCAGAATTATCGCGTCGCGACGATGGTCGAACCGCAGCAGTTTCTCAACGACGACTCGTTCTATTCACCCATTCGCTGGCCGGCCCGCCTGACTCGCACCAGCGGCGAAGAAGGACCGTTTGTCGCCTGGGGTGAAGAATTCGATCTGCCCAAACGTTCGGGCGACACTGATGCCGGCGGATTCGCCATTGAACTGGATATCGCCGACGCTGTGGAATCCGGTTCATCCAGCCAGGCACTGCGATTTGAACTGACCGCGTATGAAGATTACACCCAGGTCGACAGCACTTCGATGGACGTGCAGATCCTTCACGATCCGTTCGAACAACAGAATCCGTTTCCTGACTTTGAACTGCTGGAAGACGTCGCCCGCGCGTCGGGAGGTCGTGTGCTGGCAGGACCGCAGTCTCTGGCCGACCTGATCGGCGAACTGCCGGTTGCCATTGGCCCGCCGGAAGTTCGCCGGCAGCCGTTATGGAGCCAGTGGTGGCTGCTGCTTGTGCTGCTCGGACTGCTGACGACGGAATGGTTCTGGCGACGCAGAGTGGGCCTGGCGTAA
- a CDS encoding BatA domain-containing protein, with product MQFVQTSFLWAFAALAIPVVVHLLFRRRSRRVDLGTLRFLRVVLENNARRRKLKRWLLLSLRMVAVALLAVLFARPFLVEKSDASTGRAVAILIDRSATMFLQVDGRRLIDQAVTEAQQIIDKSAGDAELHVAFFDHTVHPLADELSTADLKEGPLPDVSYRSTNFGAALAWARDVLVATHHSTMDLHVFTDLQRSGLDWSNTDSFPPEVSVHVDDLGRAAVNNLAITSSDVSRTLIRPGDGLDVTCTVLNSGPFPVEEQIAQLILRNGERQIQIPKRFKLAAESLVTVDFHVDSLTGGLWQGTVELQDAADELSFDNRRFLAVMVAEQIPVTILDGRPHASPLLSSSYFLNSALKLANPGQNFEGTPYAPSVVPFGEQSAALPSLNTTDVVVLTDVASVSESVAAQLAEFVNTGGGLLVFTGDNVAAPGYDALQSAGLGIGKIQGNEVSTDLPWRFDQWNEQHPIFTPFNDPQNGDLRRLAFRGITRIKPASDASVLATFRGSVPALIERSFGQGTVLWLATAADRQWGDWPRSRLYLPFVHQMLGSVTGLAEGGPVREASIDSGVEIPDDAPPGLYPTGRHWQVVNFSPRESETERATVEDFAERFELTLFHDEGDAGEVEIAAAGVATTDLRQSEIWHWVILILVCVLLLETLLANRTTV from the coding sequence GTGCAGTTTGTTCAAACCAGCTTTCTGTGGGCATTTGCGGCGCTGGCGATTCCGGTGGTCGTCCACCTGCTGTTTCGGCGCCGCAGCCGTCGCGTTGACCTGGGGACGCTGCGATTTCTGCGCGTCGTCCTGGAAAACAACGCTCGGCGCAGAAAGCTGAAACGGTGGCTGCTGCTGAGTCTGCGGATGGTTGCGGTCGCTCTGCTGGCGGTGCTGTTCGCACGGCCGTTTCTGGTCGAAAAGAGCGACGCAAGCACCGGTCGAGCCGTGGCGATTCTGATTGACCGCTCGGCGACGATGTTCCTGCAGGTCGATGGCCGGCGACTGATCGATCAGGCTGTCACGGAAGCTCAGCAGATCATCGACAAATCCGCCGGTGACGCCGAATTGCATGTCGCGTTCTTCGACCACACGGTTCACCCGCTGGCCGATGAATTGTCGACCGCGGATCTGAAAGAAGGTCCGCTGCCGGACGTGTCCTACCGTTCGACAAACTTCGGAGCCGCGCTTGCCTGGGCACGGGACGTTCTGGTGGCGACGCATCATTCCACGATGGATCTGCATGTCTTCACGGATCTGCAGCGATCCGGTCTTGACTGGAGCAACACGGACTCCTTTCCGCCGGAGGTCTCCGTCCATGTGGATGATCTGGGACGGGCTGCCGTCAACAATCTGGCGATCACGTCATCGGACGTCAGCCGGACTCTGATTCGGCCGGGCGACGGGCTGGACGTGACATGCACCGTGCTGAACAGCGGTCCGTTTCCCGTCGAAGAACAGATTGCTCAGTTGATTCTGCGAAACGGTGAGCGGCAGATTCAGATTCCCAAACGATTCAAGCTGGCGGCCGAATCGCTGGTCACTGTCGATTTTCATGTCGACTCGCTGACCGGCGGTTTGTGGCAGGGCACGGTCGAACTGCAGGACGCGGCCGACGAGCTGAGCTTCGATAATCGGCGTTTCCTGGCAGTGATGGTGGCGGAACAGATTCCGGTGACGATTCTCGACGGGCGTCCGCATGCTTCGCCGCTGTTGTCGAGCAGTTATTTTCTGAACTCCGCTCTGAAGCTGGCGAACCCCGGACAGAACTTTGAGGGAACGCCGTACGCTCCGTCGGTCGTGCCGTTCGGTGAGCAGTCAGCCGCGCTGCCGTCTCTAAACACGACCGATGTCGTCGTGCTGACGGATGTCGCGTCCGTAAGCGAAAGCGTCGCTGCGCAGCTGGCGGAATTTGTGAATACCGGCGGCGGCCTTCTGGTGTTCACGGGAGACAACGTGGCCGCTCCGGGATACGACGCACTGCAGTCCGCCGGACTTGGTATCGGGAAGATTCAGGGAAACGAAGTCTCGACGGATCTGCCGTGGCGATTCGATCAGTGGAATGAACAGCACCCGATTTTCACTCCATTCAACGACCCGCAGAACGGCGATCTGCGCCGCCTGGCATTTCGCGGGATTACACGAATCAAACCGGCGTCCGATGCTTCCGTGCTGGCGACATTTCGAGGCAGCGTGCCGGCATTGATCGAACGATCCTTCGGGCAGGGCACTGTTCTGTGGCTGGCCACCGCGGCGGATCGGCAATGGGGCGACTGGCCTCGCAGCCGCCTGTACCTGCCGTTCGTGCACCAGATGCTGGGATCTGTGACAGGTCTTGCGGAAGGCGGCCCGGTGCGGGAAGCGTCCATCGACAGCGGCGTCGAAATCCCGGATGACGCGCCGCCGGGCTTGTATCCCACGGGGCGGCACTGGCAGGTCGTCAACTTCAGTCCTCGCGAATCAGAAACGGAACGTGCCACCGTTGAGGACTTCGCGGAACGGTTCGAGCTGACTCTGTTTCATGACGAAGGCGACGCGGGCGAAGTCGAAATCGCGGCCGCCGGCGTCGCCACCACGGATCTGCGACAGAGCGAAATCTGGCACTGGGTTATTCTGATTCTTGTCTGTGTATTGTTGCTGGAGACGTTGTTGGCAAATCGTACGACAGTCTAG
- a CDS encoding DUF58 domain-containing protein: MVQTEVRQLVDPAFFSRLENIELRARSIVEGFLHGLHRSPFVGFSVEFNSHREYARGDDLRHVNWKLYARQKRLYVKEYDAETNMNLYIMLDVSGSMECANSGISKLTYGSALAAAMAHLALKQHDAAGITLFADEVLSHVAPRAKPHQLDEILRVIETTSARPVSDAQRALQQCAELARHRGICVIISDLFDDVESIMRGIEHMRFRNHEVMLFQILDPWERDLPLEGNIRFHDMESGWEVTTQADGIREKYVQAVDAWRNELDHECRNRAVDRIELITDQPLDKALLDYLVRRAQSF, from the coding sequence GTGGTGCAGACTGAAGTCCGACAACTGGTCGATCCGGCGTTTTTTTCGCGGCTGGAAAACATCGAACTTCGCGCGCGTTCGATCGTCGAAGGGTTCCTGCACGGGCTTCACCGCAGTCCGTTTGTGGGGTTCAGCGTCGAATTCAATTCCCACCGCGAATATGCCCGCGGCGACGATCTGCGGCACGTCAACTGGAAGCTTTACGCTCGCCAGAAACGGTTGTACGTCAAGGAATACGATGCCGAAACCAACATGAATCTGTACATCATGCTGGACGTCAGCGGCTCCATGGAATGCGCCAATTCGGGAATCAGCAAGCTCACCTATGGATCCGCTCTTGCCGCGGCGATGGCTCATCTGGCGCTGAAGCAGCATGACGCAGCGGGCATCACTCTGTTTGCCGACGAGGTTCTGAGTCATGTTGCTCCGCGGGCGAAACCCCACCAACTGGATGAAATCCTGCGCGTCATCGAAACCACTTCCGCACGGCCCGTGTCGGATGCTCAGCGGGCTTTGCAACAGTGCGCGGAGCTGGCTCGGCATCGGGGAATCTGCGTGATTATCAGCGACCTGTTCGACGACGTGGAATCCATCATGCGCGGCATCGAACACATGAGATTCCGGAACCACGAAGTCATGCTGTTCCAGATTCTTGACCCCTGGGAACGAGATCTTCCTCTGGAGGGCAACATCCGCTTCCACGACATGGAAAGCGGCTGGGAAGTCACAACACAGGCCGACGGCATTCGCGAAAAGTATGTGCAGGCCGTGGATGCCTGGAGAAACGAACTGGACCATGAATGCCGCAATCGTGCGGTGGACCGAATTGAGCTGATCACCGACCAGCCGCTGGACAAGGCGCTGCTGGATTACCTGGTCAGGCGAGCGCAGAGTTTTTAG